One Argentina anserina chromosome 6, drPotAnse1.1, whole genome shotgun sequence genomic window, TGCCAAGAAAGCTCCAAATGTTCCTCTGGGAGATGTTGTTAAGTCAAGGCTAAAGCAGTTTTCCATGATGAACAGATTCAAAAGAAAGGCTCTGAGGGTTAGTTGACTGCTTCCATAATTTTTAATTGTTACTGTCTGCAATAGTTTTTTGAATGCGTGAACAATTTCTGTTGAACTTCAAACAggttattgctgatttcttttccAAGGAAGAAGTAGAAGACATTAAAGAGATGTTTAAGAAGATGGACACTGATAATGATGGCATTGTTTCTATTGAAGAGTTAAAATCAGGACTTAAGAATTATGGATCACAACTTGCCGAGTCAGATGTTCAATTGCTTATAGAAGCCGTGAGTATCACTTCATACCTTGCTTAAATTAACAGTAGACTATTCCATGACTTCACCTGTTGCTTAATCTTTGAAGCATTAAACTTAAGTATCATATAATTAAACAAAGGCTAATCATATCATCCACATTTAGATATGGTTTATCCGTATAAGATTGGGTTTAAGGATATCAGATAGGGACCCTCTGCATAAGTAATAACCTCCTATTAGCTAGATGGCTTCTTTGGGTTTTCTTTTATCCCCAAATTTTTTAGCTTGTTTAGTAGTTTCTCCACTCAAGGCTGTTCAGTTGGCCCTCATGCTTACATCAGGTGGTCTTGCTCTATCCACCTCATTGAATACTCTCATTAAAAATTAGTCCTGGGATTTTGTAACTACTGTTTAAGCAGCGAGGACAGTAGGCTGTTCAACAGAATATCTACTCATTGCTTAGACAGCCTTTGTTACAAGTCTCAGTCGAGCTTCGTCACCCAGTGTTTGTTGTTTGCTACTTGTGCTTTCTCATTCCGGGCAGTTGCAGAAGAATTTTTTATCCGGACATGCCTTCACACTGCTAGTACATGTCCTACTTGTCTTTCGACCAataaatccaaaatctatCCATCTCAAAATCCCTGATCGGAAACATATTACTCAATTTTGGAAAAGGAACCACAGAAGAAGGTTATGATAAAGCTTCTGTGTGTTAAACTGTTGTAATGTCATGTTAAAGATGGATTACCATCATGTTGCATTGATCTTCAACGGTCCTTTTACCAGCAATATCTGTCTCTTGTGATTTTGATTGGGTTTGCTGCAACAGGTTGATACTAATGGAAAAGGAACTCTTGACTATGGAGAGTTTGTTGCTGTTTCCCTCCACCTACAGAGAATGGCCAATGATGAGCATCTTCACAAGGCCTTTTCATACTTTGACAAGAATAGCAATGGCTTTATTGAGCCAGACGAACTCCGTGATGCATTGATGGAAGATGGCGCAGATGATTGTACAGATGTAGCGAACGACATCTTTCACGAAGTGGACACAGATAAGGTGAGGGCCCAAGCAGTTCCTTATGTTTAAACTATGATATGGCAGATAATAGACTGAGgttattttttgtttcctGGATGCAGGATGGGCTTATCAGTTATGACGAATTTGTTGCCATGATGAAGACTGGGACAGATTGGAGAAAGGCTTCTCGGCATTACTCAAGAGGGAGATTTAACAGCCTAAGCATAAAGCTGATGAAGGATGGTTCAATAAATTTGGGGAATGAGTGAAAACATAGTCGGCAAAGTTGGTCGTCGGACATTGATGCAAAAGAATAGTGGATCTTCTCCTGCACATCAGCTACTTGCTttcttttgtgattattgcTGTAGAGTCCTTTTTGTTTAGAAGTGGGACTCGTTTTTCTTCGGTGCCATACAAGGATCATGGAGGTTGACTGCCTTCACTTGTGTAAAACAGGCTACGATGTAGGTATGGCACACCACGTATGATTCTCTCCAATCTTGTGCACGTCTACTCTTCTGTAGCTCTATTTTGGTTGATGATATCGGATTGAACCGTCTTTGTAGTGTGGTATATTTTAAGAGAAATATGAATGCCAGGCCATCGTGTTCTAGGCGTGTCATCATCCTTCACTTGTTTTTTTGGTCTTTGCATCATTTGTACTGAACCTTGCCTATGTCTTGTTACTTCAGACACGGCTAATTGTACAAATGCCTGGACTTTTGTGTATGAGATTAACAATCCTTTTCTtcataaagaaaaattacaacgAAGACACTACagcctatctctctctctctctctctctctctctctccccctcccCCTCCCAGTTTATGAAAGAGAGACGCTGGGGACATAGAAAAGGGAATAAAATAACCAGACCTTCGGCTGAAGGGACTCATGGCCAAGAAAAGCAAGCTTGTTTGCAGGCTTGCAGCATAATATGGCCGCACGACTCATGTCTGAAGAGGATGTTGTGACATTGAGCAGCAAAAACCTGAATGTCCGCAAGGGAAGTTTTAATTGGCCAAAGAGCTGCTGCTTCATTTTTCGTCCCCAATAAAATTTTGGAGTCTCCTGTTTTGGGGTAACACATCCCAAAACACCTTCCACCAAAGGCTAATTTTAAATCTCGTGAAGCACAGTTGCTTCAGCAACTAACACACTTGTGCTCCCAACTTCCTTAGCTGCAAATAAAGGGTTACCATCAGAATTGCGAATCACAAAAGCCAGCAACAACACCATCTCTTATCACTTAGCCATCAAAATTGAGCTTTCTATAGGAGCAGAGGTAGGCTATCCTGGCTCAAATGTGCAAACATCAGATCTTCCGACTTGGCATCTCTAAATTAGCCCTCAAGTAGCTAAATCCTTGAGTCCTTGTTGCGAAACATTGTTCAGCCGATTGAGATTAAGACATTACGCGCAAGTTCATTGTAAGATCACTTTTGGCAAAGGCTTAAAATCGCGGGTCGAGTTTTAAATCTAGTGCAATGTATGCAAAATGGATGGGAGAGCACTTGTGTGGGTTGCCAAAGCAGGCAGATATACACTCGCAATACTCATAGCAGAGCTTTGGTATTTTCACAACTTCAGCCTTGCTAGAAAATACTCAAAATAACTACATAAGGATGCAAAATAGAAGCTTTTCGATCTCGATAGCAACCAAAAGGATGATACAATAAGTTCAACGAGCTAGCAAAAAACAGCCATAGCTATATCACTGCAACCTCCCACTGGAGGCATCTCCAGCCCCAGGAGGAGGGCCTGCGCCTAGAAGCAATGGAGGACTTTCTTTCCTCTCAGTCTCTGGTGTTATATGGGCAGGATTTGGAGCCAACGCTCTAAGGGCAGGTTCGAAATGCTTGCTTGCAACATCAGGTGGTGGTGCATCTTCCCCGGGAAGCACGAGAAGCCCCTTCTCACGAAGAGAAGATGGCTCCTTGAAGCAGGCACCCCATAGGGAATCTACCAGCTGCCTCTCCTCTCTAGCTGCTCCAAGATCTTCAGGAGACATCAGACTGATGTTTTTAATTCGGTCTTCAAGAAGCTGCTTCaacttttcatcttcttcagctGGCGTCACTTTAGCACCGCCAGTTTTTTCTCGAGCAAGCTCAAGAAGGCCCCGGAGTGCAGCTTCCCGCACTTCGAGATCTTCACTGGAGGCAAGGTGCACCATTATGCGTGGAAATCCTAGGTCGCTTATTATGTTGCAATCAGAACTATTCTCACGCAGAAGGTAAGAAATCAAGTTCAGAGCTTTCCTGTAAatcaatagtaaaaataatgAGAAATGCATCCTTAGGGGCAACTATAATTGCAAATAGTGGACGAAATAAAAAGGGAATATTGACGAAACTTAATTCCTTCATTACCTCTGAAATCTCACACTTTCAGAAGATAAAGCACCTCTCAAGCCTGCATAACCATTTGCTAGACGAAACGCAGTGACACCAGGTTTGTTGTCCCGGATTAAAGCTGAAAGAATAATCCATTTGCAAAGCATCAGGGCATGCTAATTACTCGCCTCAGAAACGTAACCCACAAGCATGTACAGAGAAGCGAATATAGTTCTATAAACAAAACTTAC contains:
- the LOC126798396 gene encoding hsp70 nucleotide exchange factor FES1, encoding MAGDAPNWEGLLKWSLANSDGTRPNRNLSDEDRKFFMEAMQAQSIDVVKRMKEITLVMKTPEEVLEAQGVTPADIEDLLDELQEHVESIDMANDLHSIGGLAPLLEHLKNSHANIRAKAAEVVATIVQNNPKSQQLVMEANGLEYLYPLFTSDPDVNVRTKALGAISSLIRDNKPGVTAFRLANGYAGLRGALSSESVRFQRKALNLISYLLRENSSDCNIISDLGFPRIMVHLASSEDLEVREAALRGLLELAREKTGGAKVTPAEEDEKLKQLLEDRIKNISLMSPEDLGAAREERQLVDSLWGACFKEPSSLREKGLLVLPGEDAPPPDVASKHFEPALRALAPNPAHITPETERKESPPLLLGAGPPPGAGDASSGRLQ